One Verrucomicrobiota bacterium genomic window carries:
- a CDS encoding prepilin-type N-terminal cleavage/methylation domain-containing protein translates to MNTRPTLKLAPTQSLRPGFTLIELLVVIAIIAILAAMLLPALAKAKSASHAAGCLNNLRQFAIANTIYATDHEDQSVPLIELRRDGSTQIWMGNQSFRDLIGYSKNANSNVQTPTEYRCPGDTAIFRPALYAYANNPKLSDKENRGTLTSYSYNFEDWYPSDGRSWALASKDHAGHKLSLVQEPAQKLIFHDGHDWWSQWKGADYTKGWDRLRQKGSVQAYKDAGTGGPTLYRHNEGAAVAFYDGHGERLRKQKVWIAAHYHSRPKQPGMWVARLETWNSYK, encoded by the coding sequence ATGAACACCAGACCCACTCTCAAGCTAGCTCCGACACAATCGTTGCGACCCGGATTCACCCTGATCGAACTGCTCGTCGTTATCGCCATCATTGCCATTCTGGCGGCCATGCTGCTTCCGGCCCTCGCGAAAGCGAAGTCAGCCAGTCACGCTGCTGGCTGCCTGAACAATCTCCGGCAATTCGCCATCGCCAACACGATTTACGCGACGGATCATGAGGACCAAAGCGTTCCTTTGATTGAACTGCGGAGGGACGGGAGCACGCAGATTTGGATGGGCAACCAATCCTTCCGCGATCTTATTGGCTACAGCAAAAACGCCAATTCCAACGTGCAGACGCCAACCGAATACCGGTGTCCGGGTGACACCGCCATTTTCCGCCCTGCCCTTTATGCCTACGCCAACAACCCCAAGCTTTCCGACAAGGAGAACCGCGGCACGCTCACCAGTTACAGCTATAATTTCGAGGACTGGTATCCATCCGATGGAAGGAGCTGGGCGCTGGCCAGCAAAGATCACGCGGGCCACAAGCTGAGTCTCGTTCAAGAGCCCGCCCAAAAGCTTATCTTCCACGACGGCCATGACTGGTGGTCGCAGTGGAAGGGCGCCGATTACACCAAAGGCTGGGACCGCTTGCGCCAGAAAGGCAGCGTGCAAGCTTACAAGGATGCCGGCACCGGCGGGCCCACGCTTTACCGCCACAACGAAGGCGCCGCGGTGGCTTTTTACGACGGACACGGCGAGCGGTTGCGCAAGCAAAAGGTCTGGATCGCAGCCCATTACCACAGCCGACCCAAGCAGCCCGGAATGTGGGTCGCGCGGCTGGAAACCTGGAATTCCTACAAATAG